The following coding sequences lie in one Arachis ipaensis cultivar K30076 chromosome B03, Araip1.1, whole genome shotgun sequence genomic window:
- the LOC110269510 gene encoding uncharacterized protein LOC110269510 — MDKGWTSLPRHTEGYQHGVNSFLDFAFSKGRPQGQEILCPCSICNNFSWGRRDEVYDHLISKGFQKSYTVWVHHGERISRMDSETDESEVHEGLVDDIHGLLNETFRHVLEGDKDGDGPNEDAKKFYNLLEEGKQELYPGCKKFLTLSFVIRLYLLKTLNGWSNASFTALLELLKEAIPHLNIPDSFNKIKAMVKDLGLGYNKIHACPNDCVLFRDTYEDEEFCPICGASRYIENVEVDIEVDKLKKKPVPAKVLRHFPLIPRLKKLFMCSKIAESLRWHDEHRSKDGKLRHPADGQSWKDFDRLHPDFAEESRNIRLGLASDGFNPFRTMSISHSTWPVVLVAYNLPPWCCMKPEYVMMSLLIPGPCSPGKSIDVYLQPLIEELKVLWEVGVETYDASKNKTFQLHAALLWTISDFPAYVMLSGWSTKGKLACPCCNYDTSSCYLKHSRKMCYMDHRIFLGMDHPYRMDKRSFNGNVELRSSPALLDGEQIFEDLKDLVVPLIFLVNELRLGGPVQFRWMYPIERYLCRLKSYVRNKSRPEGSIAEGYLAEECLTFCSREYEEHVNNQTKGRKWKKAKTLSHDFSEWFKERASHEDVPKQLKDLSRGPNTVAKRFSSYVINGYKF, encoded by the exons ATGGACAAAGGGTGGACTAGTTTACCAAGACATACTGAGGGTTACCAACATGGTGTTAATTCATTTTTGGATTTTGCCTTTTCTAAAGGTAGACCACAAGGACAAGAAATTCTTTGTCCTTGTTCTATATGTAATAACTTTAGTTGGGGGCGAAGGGATGAAGTTTATGATCATTTAATAAGTAAGGGATTTCAAAAAAGTTACACTGTGTGGGTTCATCACGGCGAAAGGATAAGTCGCATGGATAGTGAAACCGATGAGAGTGAAGTCCATGAAGGACTTGTCGACGACATTCATGGGCTGCTAAACGAGACATTTCGGCATGTGCTTGAAGGAGATAAAGATGGTGATGGGCCAAACGAAGATGCAAAAAAGTTTTATAACTTGCTTGAAGAAGGAAAACAAGAGTTATATCCTGGCTGTAAAAAATTTTTGACATTATCATTCGTTATCCGATTGTATTTGTTGAAGACTCTTAATGGTTGGAGCAACGCATCCTTTACTGCTCTTCTTGAGTTACTGAAAGAAGCGATTCCTCATTTGAATATTCCTGATTCTTTCAATAAAATCAAGGCCATGGTAAAAGATTTAGGACTTGGTTATAATAAAATTCATGCTTGTCCCAACGATTGTGTTCTGTTCCGGGATACATATGAAGATGAAGAATTTTGTCCTATTTGTGGAGCTTCCAGGTACATAGAAAATGTTGAGGTAGATATAGAAGTTGATAAGTTGAAGAAAAAACCTGTGCCTGCAAAGGTCTTGAGGCATTTTCCCCTGATTCCAAGGCTTAAGAAGCTGTTCATGTGTTCAAAAATAGCTGAATCACTAAGGTGGCACGATGAACATCGTTCAAAGGATGGAAAGTTAAGACACCCAGCTGATGGCCAATCATGGAAAGACTTTGACAGGCTTCATCCCGATTTTGCTGAAGAATCTCGTAACATAAGATTAGGGCTAGCTAGCGATGGATTTAATCCATTTAGAACCATGAGCATCTCCCATAGTACATGGCCGGTAGTTTTAGTCGCATACAATCTTCCTCCATGGTGTTGCATGAAACCAGAGTATGTCATGATGTCCTTGCTCATCCCTGGACCATGTTCGCCTGGAAAAAGCATTGATGTGTATCTTCAGCCATTAATTGAAGAGTTGAAGGTTTTATGGGAAGTTGGAGTGGAAACATATGATGCTTCAAAGAATAAAACTTTTCAACTACATGCAGCACTTTTATGGACCATAAGTGACTTTCCAGCTTATGTTATGTTATCCGGTTGGAGCACAAAGGGAAAGTTAGCATGTCCTTGCTGTAATTATGACACCTCCTCTTGTTATTTAAAACATAGCCGGAAGATGTGCTACATGGATCACCGTATATTTTTGGGTATGGATCATCCATATAGGATGGATAAAAGATCTTTCAATGGCAATGTTGAATTGAGGTCTTCACCAGCTTTATTAGATGGGGAACAAATTTTTGAAGATTTGAAAGATTTAGTAGTTCCTCTAATATTTCTCG TAAACGAGTTGAGGTTGGGTGGCCCAGTTCAATTTAGGTGGATGTACCCCATCGAGAGATATCTGTGTAGGTTAAAGTCCTACGTTCGCAATAAGAGCCGCCCCGAAGGTTCAATTGCTGAAGGATATTTAGCCGAGGAATGCTTGACATTTTGCTCAAG AGAGTATGAGGAACATGTCAACAATCAAACTAAAGGTAGAAAATGGAAGAAGGCAAAAACTCTAAGCCATGATTTTAGTGAATGGTTCAAAGAGCGTGCTTCTCATGAAGATGTTCCGAAACAACTTAAAGATTTGTCTAGAGGCCCAAACACAGTTGCAAAACGATTTTCTAGTTATGTAATCAATGGCTACAAATTTTAA